The following nucleotide sequence is from Nothobranchius furzeri strain GRZ-AD chromosome 11, NfurGRZ-RIMD1, whole genome shotgun sequence.
tgttcttctgtcctcagggccacacacacacacacacacacacacacacacacacacacacacacacacacacacacgggactgtcttagctgttattttcattaaggagtgtgcacgtaaagcatgcacacctcatgcacgagcttacttttgaagctgcagttacgcgttaggcctgagtggtgatcgcgagcataaaaacttcaGACTTCCTTACAGTCCCTTGAATACTAATGATGATGATTTGTTGCATCCCTACTTGCCTCTGTTCTGATTAGCAGCACTTTGGGGCACAATGTCTGGTGCAAGCAAGCATGCCATATTAGGTCAATCGATTTTCCTTTTTTCAACAACGATGGTTAATTAAACTAGTTTGCACTTTTTTTAAATCGATTCTCGGAGCATTGTTACGTCCCTAATCATTGGTGTTTCATAATAAAGATGTAACGGTACCTTTGCCAGCTGTCGGGTAGGTTTCTTGAACTGCGCTGACTCTGTTTGAAAGAAAGTCAACATTCTGGATGTTAAATCTGATGGAGTGAacatggtggaggagcagcagagggCCCTACCATCCTCCGAGGGGAGACTATCTTCAGCAGCAGGGTTCTTTGGTGGATCCTGTAACAAAATGTTTGGAGATGTTAAACTGGAAAAGGTTGAGTCCAGTGGAACCGGATCTGCCTACTGTCCTGCAGGATCCACCTCAATCTGCTGCGTCTCTGGAGAAGCCAGCTCAGGACGCCTAATGGGGCAGCCTTCCTGGAGTTTGTTCATCTGACCTTGTTCCACCGACACCCGGACTCTCAGAGAGTGGAAGTCCGTGTGCACCTCACCCACACGGAAGTGCACCGGCATCCCTTCAAACCACAGGTTTTCACAGACCCCTTCTTTAAAGCCTGGTGGTTGGTAGTCTGCAGGAGTGACTTTGGAAGAACAGCAAAAAATGTCACCATGTAAGCAAGTATCTCAAGTGCAAAGATGCTGTTGAATAGTTGGTGTTGGCTTAGGGAGGTTAAATCACCTCAGATTATCAGACAGGCTTCACTAGGAAAGGAAAGGTCCGACCAAGTAAAGCTCCAAGTTCGGTTATTTGTTTTCACTAACAATATAAAATATCTACATAttataaatatttaaatattaaacgaggttctttttgcttcggaCATGACGACAGTCGAAACATGAAAAAGGTAACTAGAAACACCTTCGTGtccgaagcaaaaagaacctcgtttaatatttaaaaataggacataatgaacattgtcgtcgtcgtcttcctccgcttatccgggtccgggtcgcgggggcagcatcccaactagggagctccaggccatcctctccccggccttctccaccagctcctccggcaggaccccaaggcgttcccggaccagattggagatgtaacctctccaacgtgtcctgggtcgacccgggggcctcctgccggcaggacatgcccgaaacacctccccagggaggcgtccaggaggcatcctgaccagatgcccaaaccacctcaactggctcctttcgatccggaggagccgcggttctactccgagtccctcccgaatgtccgagctcctcaccctatctctaaggctgagcccggccaccctacggaggaaactcatttgggccgcttgtatccgcgatctcgttctttcggtcattacccaaagctcatgaccataggtgaggattgggacgtagatcgaccggtaaatcgagagcctggctttctggctcagctccctcttccccacgacagatcggctcagcgtccgcatcactgcagacgccgaaccaatccgcctgtcgatctcctgatccctcctaccctcactcgtgaacaagaccccgagatacttaaactcctccacttgagcatTGTAAAGGATATAAATATTTAAGAATAAAAAAGACTCCTATCTTTTTTTCTTGGATGTCTTTTTTTCTACAACATTTGGTGCTTTGTCAaatggaaacaaaaacaaaaccacgTCTCAGGCAGAACCGGGTCGTAAATGACGAAGAACGAGTCAGTAACCGAGTTTCTCCTGTTCTGTTCTGTAAGCTTTAGAAGAAACCTGTGTTGTCCTGTTAGAGTAAAAACAGGCCTACAACTGAAGTAGACTCCGTATCAGTTCCCTTTCAGGATCATATCCAGTTACTAAAAGCACACATTTAGTGAAGAGTTGGTTTTTTAGAATTGACTTTATAAAAGTAGAAAGTCTCATCAGTAAAGGATTAAAATATTCCTCAAAACGCTGCTGTTTGGACTTTTATACATGTCTgctgcagggtatctgcaggtttaagggaagcaaatttaagactttttaagaccttttttaaggccacttagaccaaatttaggcaatttaaaaaaattaaatttaagctataatttccagctattgcctggaaccgatgCTAACCacgaatgtgggattagccatccggttaccattaaacttgcacttccccatggcgcaagctcccactagcttaaccagctaatgtgctcatctaaaaatagccccctttcacaaccaactgaacgtgcacggttccgcttacgccaacatcgtacacaaaaaatgctgaactagaaattcacaaaatttttatagaaataaaagaatcttgtttattgggtctttggtaatttaagacctttggaaactgtatttaagaactatttgtaatttttaaggccttaaatttggaaaagctaatttaagactttttaaggacccgcggataccctgtgctGTCCTCTGCTGCcaatttaatttattttccaTTACTGTTATATACGATCATTACATAGTTAGTATATTAGCATTAACCAACAAATGGTTACATCTTTCATTAAAAGGGTTGAATATCTCACTGTCATCATAGTAGAAGAGCTTCATAGTGAGGTAGACATTATTGGGCAGGGGGTCCAGGTTCTGCATGAGCAGGAAGAGCTTCCTGATGAGCAGCACCGAGGCTCTCTTGACATCTTCTAGTGTCACCTGCATCTGCATGGTGTTGTTCCTGTGGGTGCATAAGAGCTCTTTCACCACCAGACCATCTAGGCTAGACCTAAACGCAAATAATACTATCCAAACCTGAGTATGTCCATCTCTGGTCCCTGCTCAGTGTATCTGAAGTTGAACTGGTAAGACTCGATGATGCACTGAATTAGAAAAACGTAAAGCTTGATGTTTTCACGTAAAGACCTGACATTGACGCTGAAAAATCATGTTCAGTGTGCAAGACAGAACTTACATTAGGGTTGTCTGGATTGGTGTAGACCTAGATTGCAACAAAAACAAAGTAATGCTGTAAAATGTGTAGCTCAGAATCACATCGAGTCTACGTTCGATGACGCACTAGCAGAAAACCTAACCAGAGCCCCTCTTATCGACACGGAGCCTGAAGTCCAGCATGGCTGCTCAGCTACAACAATAAATGTCCATGATGTTTATTTCTTAACTATAACTGTACAGGGCTTGTAATACGTGACAAGGATTGCTGCATATATGCATGGTGGATGCataaaatcattgttgatgttaATTGTGATGGTGATCTCCAGGAGTTGTCTTTGTCTGGAGGagctttgccttgctgcagcatgCTTCTGTTTGTACTTGTTAGTATCTCTAAATTAGTGTtcatcaataaaaacaaaagcaaaaccaAACTTTATTTTATGACAAAAACAACCATTTTTGTTGTCAAATTGGATGTTTTTTGCTTAAATGTTTTCAGGAATCAGGACACAGTTTGCGTATTTCAGCGTACTCACCCCAATGCATATAATCTGGAGCTGTGAGtggggaaaataaaataaaatcattggTATTGACTAAAAATACACAGCATGAAAcaattaacattttaaataatgtGGACTTACATATTGCCTCTCCAATGCATGAAAGCAGCCCATTATCCTGGACAAATCATGTGAGGAAGACAAAAAGATCAACTGGCATGAGGATTCACACAGTCACAAGCTGCACGTTTAAAAACGCACTTTACATCCACTGCTGCAGACGTTTCTATGCGTCTGTGTTACTGGAGCAGAAATTCCTAATTACCATTTCACTATTTTGTTGGCTCCAGGGGTTTTGCAGTTTTCACGCAAAACTTTGATGCACAAATCTGGAAAACAAAACATGGCAAAGGAGGGAAAAAAATAAGCATTTCTTGATAAAGTCACAGCCACAGTGTGATGGGAAATGTGCGTTTTTGGCTGATTTAAATGTTTACAAGTTGCTTTTAAATTACAAGGTAATATTTTATTACTTTGTGTTTCTCGTTGCGTCTTTAAATCAGTGGTTAAGAGTCCTACAGAGTTACACTTTCCTATATGTTTGAAGAATTTGTGTTTCAGTAAATTCACCTTCCAGGTATCTGGATCTGTAGGCATACTCCGGGAAAATCCCTCTCAGGTAAGTGATGGAGGAAACAGCCACAGCCATCATCCTTTTGACGAAAGTCAGTGACTCCTGCTGGGTTTTCATGTCACCCACAAACAGGCCGGTCCACTTCACAAACCAGAACACAACAAACTCGAAACGTCACGGCCACAAGATGTTGCAACAAGGTTTAACGTTCTCATAACATTTCAAACATTTACTTCCAAGTCTAAATTAAAATTACAGCACGTTTATCTGTAGGTTGTGTGGAGTGTAGTCAAACCTCCGCAGTTTCTCCCTTATTTCCACCGACGGACATTTTTCCAGCTGCCATTTCTCTCTGCCGTTAGCTTAACGTTAGTTAGCTAACCGTAATTTATGCTAGTTACCTAGCAATATGAGACGAGTTAATCAAAGTTAGATTTTTTCTACAAGAAACTTTCCGGACATTTCACTTGAACTAGAGAACTTTTAAATATTGTCACCGCGCCGCCTGAGACTTGTATTTGACTCCGAACAAAGAAAAGATGGTGTAATTAGCTGAGAAACCTCCCTGGAACACCAACAATAACATTAGCATCAACTTTTATTGCCGCCAAAATCTAAGCATAAACGGCATGCTAACAGACCTGCTGTGGTGTGTGGTTTGTAATGGTGCTACAAGTGCTCAAGTTTGTAATAACAGTCATATTAGCAAAGGTCTGACAACCTCGTCAAGTAATTTTAATTCGAGTCAACAAAATCATCAGTAGATAGCCTCATCGTTAAATAAAGATTTAATCAATCGTCCTACTTTAGCTTTAGAGCAATATATTAATCTTAAATTGACCTTGTCCACTTTCAAGCTACTTAAGTGATTATGTCTTTAAAAACTTGGCATTTTCAAGCCAATTGAATGCAATGCCTTTTAATTTTAATTCTCATTCAAATGTCTTTGGGACTTTCAGGATAAAACAAAAACACCAGGTACTGCACACTTCCATCCGGTTGTTGAGACGAGTCTTCAAAACTGAAGTGAGGTTTGATAATTTTACTTCATACATCACTAATATATGAACAAAGACAAATCAGAGGTCTTCAGCACTTTTATTTGtttgacaacatttttttatAAACATGTAGCATGGGCATTATTAGATCCCATCACTGTAAATGTGAGGCACATTTAGACTAAATCTCTTTTCTTCACTgtattaaaaataaacataaacactgagTACAGGTTGTGCTCCAATATAAAGGTGGGTAACAACAACAACAGTGTGGAGTGACGACACACATTATACTTTGGTTCTGGTGAACTGTTAACCCCATCAACAGAAGACTGTAATCATGTTGACTACAAAAAACTGGAAACACAATCAGAAAATGAGATCTCCTACAGCAGGCAGCAGACGGCAGCCTTGGTTTTATTACTGCTTGGAGAAGAAATCTTTGCTTTTCTGGACATCAGGCTTGATGGTGTCACTGCCTGGTTTCCATCCGGCTGGGCAGACTGAAATGACAAGTCTGTAATGAGTCCTGGCTGGTAGATCACACAATAATGATGCTCCAATATGATGCATATGAACAATTTAAAGGCTGCACGGCTAATACAGACAAGCAAAGTATCAGAGGCTCCGATTATTAGAACATTTAAGATAAACGTTTAACTTTGATAGTTTTAATATGCAATATACATGTACTTTTTGTTATCACGTACATGCTGCtgtaaccaagcccccacaatgcggctcaaaaattgcagttccaccctcatccactaggggctggtgtcagaagcgagcaaatcctcattgactcccatgttaaaaataccaatttcacagcagaaataaacatgtttacagcctggtaccaaaacatgttttttggtttaaatgatctagtttacactcatgacaactctgaggggggtgaatttttttctcactcttctgtttaagtgtattaaaagcctaaaattctgtataattaatgagcatcagacccacgtgaccacagagctagctccgtggaaaggcctcagtagagcctcggtctggcctgaaaactgttccgggattttgagtctctgtgtttgtgttttcttttttggatattttttgtgcaattgttggacaaaatgacttgctgtggcattaattgcactaatagagcgtccaaggagtctccacttcatttttttcggtaagtaaaattatatttatgtattttaggtcactgccgagctgagcttacattttaacatgtactgtttaaccatgaaatttaaatttaatagggtaaaacccagtgcatttaacataatgctgcactttagaaaatgggttgaaatagaacatgttggtggagctgggttcccactatcggcttgtggagctctcgggagaccgatgttttccacccggttctcccctccccgcagctcggcacatctctatctgatcgtggcttctgtctgctgcgcgggctgccggcttgtggagttctgggatggaaacctttccacccggttctccccagggcagctccgcacatctcagatcgcagcggcgcttgtctgctgtgcggctgccggcttgtggagctctcagagacctctgtattccacccggttttacccagcggtcagcccagcgtatctctgactcagaagctctggtgttgtgcactgttaactccggttgtagctaggttgctacctctgttagcttagctcccacctccgcgttagcttgtagctagttcgaccgggtgttgtcagttgatcccagcctgacagcccaccctcagctccaccgctcttcccttttgtggaa
It contains:
- the zte38 gene encoding zebrafish testis-expressed 38, whose product is MAAGKMSVGGNKGETAEWTGLFVGDMKTQQESLTFVKRMMAVAVSSITYLRGIFPEYAYRSRYLEDLCIKVLRENCKTPGANKIVKWIMGCFHALERQYLQIICIGVYTNPDNPNCIIESYQFNFRYTEQGPEMDILRNNTMQMQVTLEDVKRASVLLIRKLFLLMQNLDPLPNNVYLTMKLFYYDDITPADYQPPGFKEGVCENLWFEGMPVHFRVGEVHTDFHSLRVRVSVEQGQMNKLQEGCPIRRPELASPETQQIEDPPKNPAAEDSLPSEDESAQFKKPTRQLAKRKAAPENLARKKRRI